ATAGCCGAGGATGGCCACGGCGCCGAGCAAGAACGACAGCGCGTAATGCTGCACGTTACCGGTTTGCAGCAGCCGCCACAGACCGCTGTTCGCCGCCACCGCGCTGGCGGTACCGTTGACCAGGCCGTCGACCACCAGCACGTCCCACACCCGCCACAGCCATACCGACGCCCGGTGAATCGGCTGCACCACCGCGGCATCGTAGAACTCGTCGATGTAGTACTTGTTGAAGATCAGATCGTAGAGCCGGCCCGCACGCCAGGCGATGATCATCGGCAGCGCCGGCTGGACCACGTAGAAGAAGTAGGCCAAGCCGATACCCGCGGCCGCCACCAGCACCGAGACCGCCATCAACCCGTACTCCACCGCCGCGCTGACGTGCTCCGCCTCATGATGCCCGAATACCGGCGCCAGAAACTCACCGAAGCGGTTGCCCCACAGCCAGTGTGCCGGCAACCCGATCCACCCGCCCGCCACCGACAGCACCGCCAAGATCACCAGCGGCACGGTCATCGAGCTGGGCGACTCGTGAATGTGATGGGCCACCTCGGCCTCCGCCCGGCATTCGCCGTAGAAGGTCAGGAACAGCAGCCGGTACATGTAGAACGCCGTCAGCCCCGCCCCCATCGCCCCCAGCAGCCACAGCACGACGCTGCCGTGCACGCCGGTGAAAGCGTGCAGCAGGATCTCGTCCTTGCTGAAGAAGCCAGCAAACGGCGGAATGCCGGCGATCGCCAGATTGGCGAGGAAGAGGGTGCCGAACGTGATCGGCATGTGGCGGCGCAGTCCGCCCATCTTCTGCATGTCCTGCTCGCCGCTCATGCCGTGGATCACGCTGCCGGCACCGAGGAACAGCAGCGCCTTGAAGAAGGCGTGCGTCATCAGGTGGAAGATGCCGGCGCTGAAGGCGCCGACGCCGACGGCCAGGAACATGTAGCCGAGTTGACTGATGGTCGAGTACGCCAGCACCTTCTTGATGTCGTTCTGCGCCAGCCCGATGGTGGCGGCAAAGAGCGCGGTCAGCGCTCCGATCCAGGCCACCACCGTCATCGCCGTGGGCGTGAGCACGTAGAGGAAGTTCAGCCGCGCGATCATGTAGACGCCGGCGGTCACCATGGTGGCGGCGTGGATCAACGCGCTCACCGGCGTCGGGCCCGCCATCGCGTCCGGTAACCACACGTACAAGGGCAACTGCGCCGACTTGCCGGTGGCGCCGACGAACAGCAGCAGAGCCGCAATAGTGACGATGCCGAGCGGGATCTCGCGCACTCGCGCGGCTACCTCGCCGAAGGAGAAGCTATGCACGCCCGTGCCCAGATGCCAGTAGATCAGGAACATGCCGAGCAGAAAGCCGGCGTCACCGATGCGGTTGACGACGAAAGCCTTCTTGCCCGCACTGGCGTTCTCGTCCTTGGTGTACCAAAAGCCAATCAATAGGTACGAGCACAGCCCGACTCCCTCCCAACCGACGAACAGCAGCGGCAGGTTGTCAGCCAGCACCAGCACCAGCATCGAGAAGGTGAACAGGTTGAGGTAGGTGAAGTAGCGGGCGTAGTCGGGCTCGTGCGCCATGTAGCCGACCGAGTAAACGTGGATGAGAAAACCGACGCCGGTGACCACCAGGATCATCACCGCCGACAACGGATCGACCCGCAGGACGATATCGAGCTGCAGCGAGCCGGCGTGGATCCAGGGGTAGACGTGATTCACCAGCGCGCTGCCGGCCGGCCGGCCGAGCAGATCGGTGAGCGCTACCAGGCTGACCGCAAAGGCGCCACCGACCACGGCCGGCGCCACTACCGCTACCAGTCCGCGTCCCAGGCGCGCGCCCAGCGTCGCGTTGAGCAGCACGCCCAGCAGCGGCAGCGCCGGAATGAGCCAGAGATAACTCGCGGTTACGGTGTCGTGCATGGCTACCAGCGCAGCAAGTTCAACTCATCGGCGTTGAGGGTCTGGCGGTTGCGGAACATGGCGATGATGATCGCCAGCCCGACCGCCGCCTCGGCCGCCGCCACGGTCATGACGAAGAAGACGATCACCTGCCCGTCGAGGTTGTGCCAGTGGCGCGCGCCGGCCACGAACGCCAGGTTGACGGCGTT
The DNA window shown above is from Deltaproteobacteria bacterium and carries:
- the nuoK gene encoding NADH-quinone oxidoreductase subunit NuoK, translating into MPLSYYLALSALLFAIGAAGVLIRRNVIVIFMAIELMLNAVNLAFVAGARHWHNLDGQVIVFFVMTVAAAEAAVGLAIIIAMFRNRQTLNADELNLLRW
- the nuoL gene encoding NADH-quinone oxidoreductase subunit L, yielding MHDTVTASYLWLIPALPLLGVLLNATLGARLGRGLVAVVAPAVVGGAFAVSLVALTDLLGRPAGSALVNHVYPWIHAGSLQLDIVLRVDPLSAVMILVVTGVGFLIHVYSVGYMAHEPDYARYFTYLNLFTFSMLVLVLADNLPLLFVGWEGVGLCSYLLIGFWYTKDENASAGKKAFVVNRIGDAGFLLGMFLIYWHLGTGVHSFSFGEVAARVREIPLGIVTIAALLLFVGATGKSAQLPLYVWLPDAMAGPTPVSALIHAATMVTAGVYMIARLNFLYVLTPTAMTVVAWIGALTALFAATIGLAQNDIKKVLAYSTISQLGYMFLAVGVGAFSAGIFHLMTHAFFKALLFLGAGSVIHGMSGEQDMQKMGGLRRHMPITFGTLFLANLAIAGIPPFAGFFSKDEILLHAFTGVHGSVVLWLLGAMGAGLTAFYMYRLLFLTFYGECRAEAEVAHHIHESPSSMTVPLVILAVLSVAGGWIGLPAHWLWGNRFGEFLAPVFGHHEAEHVSAAVEYGLMAVSVLVAAAGIGLAYFFYVVQPALPMIIAWRAGRLYDLIFNKYYIDEFYDAAVVQPIHRASVWLWRVWDVLVVDGLVNGTASAVAANSGLWRLLQTGNVQHYALSFLLGAVAILGYYAWW